A single genomic interval of Pelagerythrobacter marensis harbors:
- a CDS encoding translocation/assembly module TamB domain-containing protein, which translates to MANESTPDAAGPDDAAGQDAAPARRSRLGKAARWGVGIVVGLVAVVLLALAALNSPIGKRFIVDRIAEVAPASGLRIAVGRIEGDIYGQATLHDVVLSDPQGRFLTVPVAELDWRPLKWLWSGLDVRHLVARRGVLLRTPELLPGDPDAPILPDFDIRVDRLELDNFRVARGVVDDSEHRVDLAARADIRDGRVFLDADGQLGQRDTVRLLVDAEPDGDRFDLELDYRAPQGGVIAGLVGADAGYRARITGDGTWSRWRGALLVEREGERFAAFRITNRSGRYGIVGQATPAPVLEGVAADLLSGPVSLAAFGTLENSVLDGELAVRARGIVGDAQGAVDLADNAFDDFAFDLRLAEAAPVADMRVEGARIVATLDGAFRDLTIGHRIVVDRFASGTTEARGLVQDGTATYDGVRWTVPLDLRAQRVVVGNELIDPRLVRGRLSGEIVYAGTRLVSDDLRLVFPDASARFSLRGDTRTGAYALAGPVALRGLRIENVGAASGTAKILFKVADGVPWSLRANFAGRIGDVTNATLANLAGPTIAFRGGVGLGGAGPIVFRDLTVDSQKLQLALDGQVRDGTTTVAGQGTHSEYGPFTVEAGLDGEGPRAALVFADPLPAAGLKDVRVAIVPSENGFLIETEGGSMLGPFDGTLELLMPEGGPTRIAIDRLDVWETRVQGDLLLGDDGVSGDLALAGGGLDGTIALAPRAGGQAFDVAIDARSARFGGETPIAIGRAHVEASGLLADGNTTIEGDATAQGLQYGTLFLGRLTADARVRNGEGDVDVAFTGRRGSRLGMQLDAEFASQRIAVAARGFFAGRRISMPRRAIFLAQEGGGWALQPTQVGYGGGIAIASGRFGGTGPTSLELKMAKMPLSLADAAVEDLGLGGTISGVVDFGTGENGLPTGSARVQVDGLTRSGMVLTSRPIDLSLVARLGADQLETRAVIDEGGERRGRLQGRISGLPAGGALFDRLRAGNLAAQLRYAGPADALWRLAAIDTFDLTGPLSVAANVTGTLADPQVRGSLASDNLRLRSGLSGTDVTGVSARGDFAGARLRLTRFAGNTAGGGTVSGSGTVTLQDLGQRGPQMDIRIAARNASLLDANGLKATVTGPLRIVSDGIGGTIAGRLLVNRASWSLGAMEEAQDLPQISTREINAPADIAPRAVPSAPWRYLIDARAPSRVDVDGMGLESEWRANVRVRGTTDDPRIGGEASVVRGEYTFAGARFELTRGQIDFDETGPIDPRLDIRAETERDGLDVIVQVQGNAMQPEISFTSSPALPEEEILARLLFGGSITDLSATDALQLGAAVASLRGGGGLDPINQLRSAIGLDRLRIVGPDPALDRGTAVAVGKNFGRRFYAEIITDGQGYSATEVEFRVTSWLSLLASVSTIGRESVRAEVSRDY; encoded by the coding sequence ATGGCGAACGAAAGCACCCCGGATGCCGCCGGTCCCGACGACGCGGCCGGGCAGGATGCGGCCCCCGCGCGGCGGTCCCGGCTGGGGAAAGCGGCGCGGTGGGGCGTCGGCATCGTCGTCGGCCTGGTCGCCGTCGTCCTGCTGGCGCTGGCCGCGCTCAACAGCCCGATCGGCAAGCGCTTCATCGTCGACCGCATAGCCGAGGTCGCACCCGCTTCCGGCCTGCGCATCGCGGTCGGCCGGATCGAGGGGGACATATACGGCCAGGCCACGCTGCACGATGTCGTGCTCTCCGATCCGCAAGGCCGCTTCCTCACGGTCCCGGTGGCCGAACTGGACTGGCGCCCGCTGAAATGGTTGTGGAGCGGCCTCGACGTGCGGCACCTGGTCGCCCGCCGCGGGGTCCTGCTGCGCACGCCCGAATTGCTGCCGGGCGATCCCGATGCACCGATCCTGCCCGATTTCGATATTCGGGTGGACCGGCTGGAGCTGGACAATTTCCGGGTCGCGCGCGGTGTGGTGGACGATTCCGAACACCGGGTGGACCTCGCCGCCAGGGCGGACATTCGCGACGGCCGCGTCTTCCTCGACGCTGACGGACAATTGGGACAGCGCGACACCGTCCGCCTGCTGGTCGATGCGGAGCCCGACGGCGACCGTTTCGACCTCGAACTCGATTACCGCGCGCCGCAAGGCGGCGTGATCGCCGGCCTTGTCGGTGCCGACGCCGGCTATCGCGCGCGCATCACCGGCGACGGGACCTGGAGCCGGTGGCGCGGCGCCCTGCTGGTGGAGCGCGAGGGCGAGCGCTTTGCCGCCTTCCGCATCACCAATCGTTCGGGCCGCTACGGCATCGTGGGGCAGGCGACGCCGGCGCCGGTGCTCGAAGGCGTGGCGGCCGACCTTCTTTCCGGCCCGGTTTCGCTGGCTGCCTTCGGCACGCTGGAAAACAGCGTGCTCGATGGCGAGCTGGCGGTTCGCGCGCGCGGGATCGTCGGCGATGCGCAGGGGGCCGTCGATCTCGCCGACAATGCGTTCGACGATTTCGCCTTCGACCTGCGGCTGGCCGAAGCCGCGCCCGTGGCGGACATGCGCGTGGAAGGGGCGCGTATCGTCGCCACGCTCGACGGGGCGTTCCGCGATCTCACGATCGGCCACCGGATCGTGGTCGATCGCTTCGCCAGCGGGACGACCGAGGCGCGCGGCCTGGTGCAGGACGGGACCGCGACTTACGACGGCGTGCGCTGGACCGTGCCGCTCGACTTGCGCGCACAGCGGGTCGTGGTCGGCAACGAGTTGATCGATCCGCGCCTCGTCCGCGGCCGTCTTTCGGGCGAGATCGTCTACGCAGGCACGCGCCTGGTGTCGGACGATCTGCGGCTGGTCTTCCCCGACGCCAGCGCGCGATTCTCGTTGCGGGGGGATACCCGCACCGGGGCCTATGCCCTTGCCGGGCCGGTCGCGCTGCGCGGGTTGCGGATAGAGAACGTCGGGGCGGCCAGCGGCACTGCGAAGATTCTGTTCAAGGTCGCCGACGGCGTGCCCTGGTCGCTGCGCGCCAATTTCGCCGGGCGCATCGGCGATGTGACCAATGCCACGCTGGCCAACCTTGCCGGGCCGACGATCGCCTTCCGCGGCGGGGTGGGCCTGGGCGGTGCCGGGCCGATCGTGTTCCGCGATCTGACGGTCGATTCGCAGAAGCTCCAGCTCGCGCTCGACGGCCAGGTTCGCGATGGCACCACGACTGTCGCCGGGCAGGGGACGCATAGCGAATACGGGCCCTTCACCGTCGAGGCGGGGCTGGACGGGGAGGGGCCGCGCGCCGCGCTCGTCTTCGCCGATCCGCTGCCGGCCGCGGGGCTGAAGGACGTACGCGTCGCGATCGTGCCGAGCGAGAACGGCTTCCTGATCGAGACGGAGGGCGGTTCGATGCTCGGCCCGTTCGACGGCACGCTGGAACTGCTGATGCCCGAAGGCGGGCCGACCCGGATCGCGATCGACCGGCTCGACGTCTGGGAAACCCGCGTGCAGGGCGACCTGCTGCTGGGCGACGACGGGGTGTCGGGCGATCTCGCGCTTGCCGGCGGCGGGCTGGACGGTACGATCGCGCTGGCGCCGCGCGCCGGCGGGCAGGCGTTCGATGTCGCCATCGACGCCAGAAGCGCCCGTTTCGGCGGGGAGACCCCGATTGCCATCGGTCGCGCGCATGTCGAGGCCAGCGGCCTGCTGGCCGACGGGAACACCACGATCGAAGGCGACGCCACCGCGCAGGGCCTGCAATATGGCACCCTGTTCCTCGGCCGCCTGACCGCCGATGCGCGCGTGCGCAACGGCGAAGGGGACGTCGACGTCGCCTTCACCGGACGGCGCGGCAGCCGGCTGGGAATGCAGCTCGATGCCGAGTTCGCCTCGCAGCGGATTGCCGTTGCCGCGCGCGGGTTCTTCGCCGGGCGCCGCATTTCGATGCCGCGCCGCGCGATCTTCCTCGCGCAGGAGGGGGGCGGCTGGGCGCTCCAGCCGACGCAGGTCGGCTATGGCGGCGGGATCGCGATCGCATCCGGGCGTTTCGGCGGCACCGGCCCCACCTCGCTCGAACTGAAAATGGCAAAGATGCCGCTGTCGCTCGCCGATGCGGCGGTGGAGGATCTGGGGCTGGGGGGCACGATTTCCGGCGTGGTCGATTTCGGCACGGGCGAGAACGGCCTGCCGACCGGCAGCGCGCGGGTGCAGGTGGACGGGCTGACCCGTTCCGGCATGGTCCTGACCTCGCGCCCGATCGACCTGTCGCTGGTCGCGCGGCTGGGCGCGGACCAGCTGGAAACGCGCGCCGTGATCGACGAGGGCGGCGAACGGCGCGGGCGCCTGCAGGGCCGCATTTCCGGCCTGCCGGCAGGCGGCGCGCTGTTCGACCGGCTGCGCGCGGGCAACCTGGCGGCGCAGCTGCGCTATGCCGGCCCCGCCGACGCGCTGTGGCGGCTCGCCGCGATCGATACGTTCGACCTGACAGGGCCGCTTTCGGTCGCCGCCAATGTCACCGGCACGCTGGCCGATCCGCAAGTGCGCGGCTCCCTTGCGAGCGACAACCTGCGGCTGCGCAGCGGCCTGTCGGGCACCGACGTTACCGGGGTCAGCGCACGGGGCGACTTCGCGGGGGCGCGCCTGCGGCTGACCCGCTTCGCCGGCAACACGGCCGGCGGCGGCACGGTGTCGGGCAGCGGCACCGTGACCTTGCAGGACCTCGGCCAGCGCGGGCCGCAAATGGATATCCGCATCGCGGCGCGCAACGCCAGCCTGCTCGATGCCAACGGTCTCAAGGCCACTGTCACCGGACCGTTGCGGATCGTGTCCGACGGCATAGGCGGCACGATCGCCGGGCGGTTGCTGGTCAACCGGGCAAGCTGGTCGCTGGGCGCGATGGAGGAGGCGCAGGACCTGCCGCAGATCAGCACGCGCGAGATCAACGCCCCGGCCGATATTGCCCCACGCGCCGTCCCCAGCGCCCCCTGGCGCTATCTGATCGACGCCCGCGCCCCGTCGCGCGTCGATGTCGACGGCATGGGGCTGGAAAGCGAATGGCGCGCGAACGTGCGGGTGCGCGGGACGACCGACGATCCGCGTATCGGCGGCGAGGCCTCGGTCGTCCGGGGCGAATACACGTTCGCCGGCGCGCGGTTCGAACTGACCCGCGGACAGATCGATTTCGACGAGACCGGCCCGATCGATCCGCGGCTCGATATCCGGGCGGAGACGGAGCGCGACGGCCTGGACGTCATCGTCCAGGTCCAGGGCAATGCCATGCAGCCCGAAATCAGCTTCACCTCGTCGCCCGCGCTGCCCGAGGAGGAGATTCTCGCCCGGCTGCTGTTCGGCGGGTCGATCACCGACCTTTCCGCAACCGACGCGCTCCAGCTCGGCGCAGCGGTCGCATCGCTGCGGGGCGGCGGCGGGCTCGACCCGATCAACCAGCTGCGCTCCGCGATCGGGCTGGACCGCCTGCGCATCGTCGGCCCCGATCCGGCGCTCGACCGCGGTACGGCGGTTGCGGTGGGCAAGAACTTCGGCCGCCGGTTCTATGCCGAAATCATCACCGACGGGCAGGGCTACAGCGCGACCGAGGTGGAGTTCCGGGTGACCTCGTGGCTCTCGCTGCTCGCCAGCGTGTCCACCATCGGCCGCGAGAGCGTGCGGGCGGAAGTCAGCCGCGACTACTGA
- a CDS encoding lysozyme, which yields MAAATAADGGASETTPEPPRSHTVGPAGIALIKRFEGCERLRKDGLVEAYPDPASSLARTGAGSGAPWTIGWGATGPGIGPGTVWTQEECDARLVRDVGRHAAEVAAAIGDAPTTQGQFDALVSFHYNTGAIARATLTRKHVAGDHDGAAREFARWNRAGGRVLTGLVRRRAAEARLYEGKRA from the coding sequence GTGGCAGCCGCGACAGCGGCTGACGGAGGGGCCAGCGAAACCACCCCCGAACCTCCCCGATCCCACACCGTCGGCCCCGCGGGCATCGCTCTCATCAAGCGGTTCGAGGGATGCGAGCGACTGCGCAAGGACGGGCTGGTGGAAGCCTATCCCGATCCCGCCAGCAGCCTGGCCCGGACCGGGGCCGGGAGCGGCGCACCGTGGACGATCGGCTGGGGCGCGACCGGGCCGGGGATCGGCCCGGGAACCGTGTGGACGCAGGAGGAATGCGATGCGCGGCTGGTGCGCGACGTCGGACGCCATGCCGCCGAAGTCGCCGCCGCCATCGGCGATGCGCCGACCACGCAGGGCCAGTTCGATGCGCTGGTCAGCTTCCATTACAACACCGGCGCGATCGCCCGCGCGACGCTGACCCGCAAGCACGTGGCGGGCGACCACGACGGCGCGGCGCGCGAGTTCGCCCGCTGGAACCGCGCCGGTGGGCGGGTGCTGACCGGCCTTGTCCGCCGGCGCGCCGCCGAAGCCCGGCTCTATGAAGGCAAGCGGGCATGA
- the glnA gene encoding type I glutamate--ammonia ligase has product MSKAKDVLKQIEEQEIEWVDLRFTDPKGKWQHLTMTAAMLGEDELEDGLMFDGSSIAGWKVINESDMILKPDLERTYVDPFSATPMLILFCDIVEPSTGDWYGRDPRSTAKRAENYLKSTGIGDTVYVGPEAEFFMFDDVRFEDGYAGSGYAIDDVELPTNTGKEYEAGNLAHRPRAKGGYFPVAPVDSAVDIRGEMVATMTEMGLKCDKHHHEVAAAQHELGLLFSTLVETADNMQIYKYVVHQVAHAYGKTATFMPKPIKNDNGSGMHTHMSIWNEGKPTFAGNGYAGLSDTCLHYIGGVIKHAKALNAFTNPTTNSYKRLVPGFEAPVLLAYSARNRSASCRIPYGAGDKAKRVEFRFPDAMANPYLAYSALLMAGLDGIQNKIHPGEAMDKNLYDLPPAELADVPTVCGSLREALEALSADHDFLLKGDVFTKDQIEAYIELKWEEVMRLETTPCPVEFDMYYSA; this is encoded by the coding sequence ATGTCCAAGGCCAAAGATGTCCTCAAGCAGATCGAGGAGCAGGAGATCGAATGGGTCGACCTGCGCTTCACCGACCCGAAGGGCAAGTGGCAGCACCTGACCATGACTGCCGCCATGCTGGGCGAAGACGAGCTTGAGGACGGGCTGATGTTCGACGGCTCCTCCATCGCCGGGTGGAAAGTCATCAACGAAAGCGACATGATCCTGAAGCCGGACCTCGAGCGGACTTATGTCGATCCGTTCAGCGCCACGCCGATGCTGATCCTGTTCTGCGACATCGTCGAGCCTTCGACCGGCGACTGGTACGGCCGCGACCCGCGTTCCACCGCCAAGCGGGCGGAGAATTACCTCAAGAGCACCGGCATCGGCGACACCGTCTACGTCGGGCCCGAGGCGGAGTTCTTCATGTTCGACGACGTTCGCTTCGAAGACGGCTATGCCGGCTCGGGCTACGCGATCGACGATGTCGAGCTGCCGACCAACACCGGCAAGGAATACGAGGCCGGCAACCTCGCGCACCGTCCGCGCGCCAAGGGCGGCTATTTCCCCGTCGCGCCGGTCGACAGCGCGGTCGACATCCGCGGCGAGATGGTCGCGACGATGACCGAAATGGGCCTCAAGTGCGACAAGCATCACCACGAAGTCGCCGCCGCGCAGCACGAGCTGGGCCTGCTGTTCTCGACTCTGGTCGAAACCGCCGACAACATGCAGATCTACAAGTACGTCGTGCACCAGGTCGCCCATGCCTACGGCAAGACGGCGACATTCATGCCCAAGCCGATCAAGAACGATAACGGCAGCGGCATGCACACGCACATGTCGATCTGGAACGAAGGCAAGCCGACTTTCGCCGGCAACGGCTATGCCGGCCTGTCGGACACCTGCCTCCACTACATCGGCGGCGTGATCAAGCATGCCAAGGCGCTCAATGCCTTCACCAACCCGACCACCAACAGCTACAAGCGGCTGGTCCCGGGGTTCGAGGCGCCGGTCCTGCTCGCCTATTCGGCGCGCAACCGCTCGGCCAGTTGCCGCATCCCCTACGGCGCGGGCGACAAGGCCAAGCGGGTCGAGTTCCGCTTCCCCGATGCCATGGCCAACCCCTACCTCGCCTATTCCGCCCTGCTGATGGCCGGGCTGGACGGGATCCAGAACAAGATCCATCCGGGCGAGGCGATGGACAAGAACCTCTACGACCTGCCGCCGGCCGAACTGGCCGACGTGCCGACCGTCTGCGGCAGCTTGCGCGAAGCGCTGGAGGCGCTTTCGGCCGACCACGACTTCCTGCTCAAGGGCGACGTGTTCACCAAGGACCAGATCGAAGCCTATATCGAGCTGAAATGGGAAGAGGTCATGCGCCTCGAGACCACCCCCTGCCCGGTCGAATTCGACATGTATTACAGCGCCTGA
- a CDS encoding P-II family nitrogen regulator, translated as MKKIEAIIKPFKLDEVKEALHEIGVSGITVLEAKGFGRQKGHTELYRGAEYVVDFLPKVKLEVIVGDEIAERVVEAIAAAAQTGRIGDGKIFVSTIESALRIRTGEKDDDAI; from the coding sequence ATGAAAAAGATCGAAGCGATCATCAAACCCTTCAAGCTCGACGAGGTGAAGGAGGCGCTGCACGAAATCGGGGTGTCTGGGATCACCGTGCTCGAAGCCAAGGGCTTCGGCCGGCAGAAGGGGCATACCGAGCTGTACCGCGGCGCCGAATACGTGGTCGATTTCCTGCCCAAGGTTAAGCTGGAAGTGATCGTCGGCGACGAGATCGCGGAGCGCGTGGTGGAGGCGATCGCCGCCGCCGCGCAGACCGGCCGCATCGGCGACGGCAAGATCTTCGTCTCCACCATCGAGTCGGCGCTGCGCATCCGCACCGGCGAGAAGGACGACGATGCGATTTAG
- the argC gene encoding N-acetyl-gamma-glutamyl-phosphate reductase codes for MTVSVFIDGAAGTTGLEIVERLRGRPEFALGVLEGERRKDAAARREALNDADIAILCLPDDAAREAVTMIDPNARTRVIDASSAHRTAPGWTYGFPELVGRDTVASAARVSNPGCYPTGFLALVAPLVRAGLIPADWPYTVNAASGYSGGGKALIEQFEAGGAPAFRAYGYDMAHKHRPEMKAHAGLVHDVIFAPSVVPAYRGMIVEVPLHLGAMAGDPTAAGLRDALRDFYQDSPVVSVRDESGIGALVLEESARPSDAMELFVFGNEGGWHARLVARLDNLGKGASGAAVQSLNLMCGLDETAGLRLDA; via the coding sequence ATGACCGTCTCTGTATTCATCGACGGCGCGGCGGGCACGACCGGGCTCGAAATCGTGGAGCGGCTGCGCGGGCGGCCCGAGTTCGCGCTGGGCGTTCTCGAAGGCGAACGGCGCAAGGACGCCGCGGCGCGGCGCGAGGCGCTGAACGATGCCGACATCGCGATCCTGTGCCTGCCCGACGACGCCGCGCGCGAAGCGGTGACGATGATCGATCCAAATGCGCGGACGCGGGTGATCGACGCCTCCAGTGCGCATCGCACCGCGCCCGGCTGGACATACGGGTTCCCCGAACTGGTCGGCCGCGACACGGTGGCCTCGGCCGCGCGGGTCAGCAATCCGGGGTGCTACCCCACCGGCTTCCTCGCGCTCGTCGCCCCGCTGGTGCGCGCCGGGCTGATCCCGGCCGACTGGCCCTACACCGTCAACGCGGCGAGCGGATATTCGGGCGGGGGCAAGGCGCTGATCGAGCAGTTCGAAGCCGGGGGCGCGCCGGCATTCCGCGCCTATGGCTACGACATGGCGCACAAGCATCGGCCCGAAATGAAAGCCCACGCCGGCCTGGTGCACGACGTGATCTTCGCCCCCTCGGTCGTCCCGGCCTATCGCGGAATGATCGTCGAGGTCCCGCTGCACCTGGGGGCGATGGCGGGCGATCCGACCGCCGCCGGTCTGCGCGATGCCCTGCGCGACTTCTACCAGGATTCGCCGGTCGTCTCGGTCCGCGACGAAAGCGGGATCGGCGCACTGGTGCTCGAAGAGAGCGCCCGTCCGTCCGACGCCATGGAGCTGTTCGTGTTCGGCAACGAGGGTGGCTGGCACGCGCGCCTCGTCGCCCGCCTCGACAACCTCGGCAAAGGCGCGAGCGGCGCTGCGGTGCAGTCGCTGAACCTCATGTGCGGGCTCGACGAGACGGCCGGCCTGCGCCTCGATGCCTAG
- a CDS encoding leucyl aminopeptidase family protein, whose product MGHDSILIQDDRGQDAVPIHLVNTEGFEAWSKKLAPGQRAALAAQKFDGTPHQVGIVPDGDEWFAVGGVADPDDLSSWCMARLAEALPAGTYRRAGGDPGPALHGWQLGQYRFERYRQEDEPTGPRILLTTQVKRIEPALAEAQAVCLVRDLVNTPAEDMGPAALEEECERLAKVHGAKLSTTRGDALEQGFPMVHAVGRAAARHHAPRLMHLTWGKESDPVLALVGKGVCFDSGGLDVKSSSGMLLMKKDMGGAAHAIALAGLVMGAGLPVRLHLIVPAVENAISANSFRPGDVLRSRKGLTVEIGNTDAEGRLILGDALTLASEHGPDLVIDFATLTGAARVALGPEYPALMTRRDETAAALIAAGKAHDDEPWRLPLPEAYAEWLKSDIADTNNAHANSFAGASVAGLFLDKFVGTLDDDTPIDWAHFDTFAWRPTAKPGRPKGGEAYGLRAAWHMLCARYAHG is encoded by the coding sequence ATGGGCCACGACAGCATTCTCATTCAAGACGATCGCGGGCAAGACGCGGTTCCCATCCACCTTGTGAACACGGAAGGGTTCGAAGCCTGGTCGAAGAAACTCGCCCCGGGCCAGCGCGCCGCTCTCGCCGCGCAGAAATTCGACGGCACCCCCCACCAGGTCGGTATCGTGCCGGATGGCGACGAATGGTTCGCCGTCGGCGGGGTCGCCGATCCCGACGATCTGTCGAGCTGGTGCATGGCGAGGCTGGCCGAAGCTCTTCCCGCCGGGACCTATCGCCGCGCGGGCGGCGATCCCGGCCCCGCGCTGCACGGCTGGCAGCTCGGGCAATATCGCTTCGAACGCTATCGCCAGGAAGACGAGCCCACCGGGCCGCGCATATTGCTGACAACGCAGGTCAAGCGCATCGAACCCGCATTGGCGGAGGCGCAGGCGGTATGCCTGGTGCGCGACCTGGTGAACACGCCCGCCGAAGACATGGGCCCCGCCGCGCTGGAAGAAGAATGCGAACGGCTTGCCAAAGTGCACGGGGCGAAGCTGTCCACCACCCGGGGCGACGCGCTGGAGCAGGGCTTTCCGATGGTCCACGCGGTCGGCCGCGCCGCCGCGCGCCACCATGCGCCGCGCCTGATGCACCTGACCTGGGGCAAGGAAAGCGACCCCGTGCTCGCGCTGGTCGGCAAGGGGGTCTGTTTCGATTCGGGCGGGCTGGATGTGAAATCGTCGTCCGGCATGTTGCTGATGAAGAAGGACATGGGCGGCGCGGCGCACGCGATCGCGCTGGCGGGGCTGGTGATGGGCGCCGGGCTGCCGGTGCGGCTGCACCTGATCGTGCCGGCGGTCGAAAACGCGATTTCCGCCAATTCCTTCCGCCCCGGCGATGTCCTGCGAAGCCGCAAGGGCCTGACGGTGGAGATCGGCAATACCGATGCCGAAGGGCGCCTGATCCTGGGCGATGCGCTGACGCTGGCGAGCGAGCACGGGCCCGACCTGGTGATCGATTTCGCCACGCTGACCGGCGCGGCGCGGGTTGCGCTGGGGCCGGAGTATCCGGCGCTGATGACCCGGCGCGACGAAACCGCCGCCGCGCTGATTGCCGCGGGCAAGGCGCATGACGACGAGCCGTGGCGCCTGCCCCTGCCCGAAGCCTATGCCGAGTGGCTGAAATCGGACATCGCCGATACCAACAATGCCCACGCCAATTCCTTCGCCGGGGCGAGCGTCGCCGGGCTGTTCCTCGACAAGTTCGTCGGAACGCTGGACGACGACACGCCTATCGACTGGGCCCACTTCGACACCTTCGCATGGCGGCCGACGGCCAAGCCCGGCCGGCCCAAGGGCGGCGAGGCCTATGGCCTGCGGGCCGCGTGGCACATGCTCTGCGCCCGCTATGCCCACGGGTAG
- a CDS encoding DUF4163 domain-containing protein, producing the protein MPFRQIALASSIVLGLAACSSPDEVSEELGVAEHEAGTASASASASGAASAVKEENDLYSFAYSYPAEAGRIPELAAMLDERRESAKAALESQASDDREQAQANDYPYRPHSYSQEWKVVADTPGYLSLSGAFSTYSGGAHGMYGLESLVWDKQAGEAMDGAAMFRSASALDDALGDKLCEALNAQRAERRGAPVPAVPDGDDSGFDSCQHVKDATVLVGSAGGEAFDRIGIWFGPYVAGPYAEGAYELDFPVDAAVVAAVKPEYRAAFAAR; encoded by the coding sequence ATGCCGTTTCGTCAAATCGCCCTGGCCTCTTCGATCGTTCTGGGGCTGGCCGCCTGTTCCTCTCCCGACGAAGTGAGCGAGGAACTCGGCGTTGCCGAGCACGAGGCGGGCACCGCTTCGGCCAGCGCGAGCGCCTCGGGCGCGGCGAGCGCCGTGAAGGAGGAGAACGACCTTTACAGCTTCGCTTATTCCTATCCCGCCGAAGCCGGCAGGATTCCCGAATTGGCGGCAATGCTGGACGAGCGGCGCGAATCGGCAAAGGCCGCGCTGGAATCGCAGGCCTCGGACGATCGCGAACAGGCGCAGGCGAACGACTATCCCTATCGTCCGCACAGCTATTCGCAGGAATGGAAGGTCGTGGCCGATACTCCCGGCTATCTCAGCCTCTCGGGCGCGTTTTCCACCTACTCGGGCGGCGCGCACGGCATGTACGGCCTCGAATCGCTGGTCTGGGACAAGCAGGCCGGCGAGGCAATGGACGGGGCGGCGATGTTCCGCTCCGCAAGCGCGCTCGACGATGCGCTGGGCGACAAGCTCTGCGAGGCGCTCAACGCCCAGCGCGCCGAACGCCGGGGCGCGCCGGTGCCTGCCGTGCCCGATGGCGACGATTCCGGCTTCGACAGTTGCCAGCACGTGAAGGACGCGACGGTCCTCGTCGGGTCGGCCGGCGGGGAGGCCTTCGATCGCATCGGAATCTGGTTCGGCCCCTATGTCGCCGGCCCTTATGCCGAAGGGGCGTACGAGCTCGATTTCCCTGTCGACGCGGCGGTGGTCGCGGCCGTGAAGCCCGAATATCGGGCGGCGTTCGCGGCCCGATAA
- the map gene encoding type I methionyl aminopeptidase: protein MTEYQVIDSRETVIRDGTIKLHDEAGFEGMRRAGRLAASILDAIVPLMQPGVTTAEIDDKVRELMLAGGAVPATLGYRGYTHSCCISINHVVCHGIPGEKALKDGDIVNVDVTPLLDGWHGDTSRMYLVGDVPLKARRLVDVTHECLMIGIEKAQPGARLGDIGAAIEDHARQFRYGVVREFCGHGVGRLFHDAPEVVHAAAAGTGPELRPGMFFTIEPMINLGRPWVKLLKDGWTAVTRDKSLSAQFEHSIGITETGNEIFTLSEKGLHKPPYG, encoded by the coding sequence ATGACCGAATATCAGGTGATCGACAGCCGTGAGACGGTAATCCGCGACGGAACCATCAAGCTCCACGACGAAGCGGGCTTCGAAGGGATGCGCCGCGCCGGCCGGCTTGCCGCCAGCATTCTCGATGCCATCGTCCCCTTGATGCAGCCCGGCGTCACAACGGCCGAGATCGACGACAAGGTGCGCGAACTGATGCTGGCCGGCGGCGCGGTGCCGGCGACGCTCGGCTATCGCGGCTACACCCATTCGTGCTGCATCTCGATCAACCACGTCGTCTGCCACGGCATTCCGGGGGAGAAGGCGCTGAAGGACGGCGACATCGTCAACGTCGACGTCACCCCCCTGCTCGACGGCTGGCACGGCGACACCAGCCGGATGTACCTGGTGGGCGACGTGCCGCTGAAGGCGCGGCGCCTGGTCGACGTGACCCACGAATGCCTGATGATTGGGATCGAGAAGGCCCAGCCCGGTGCACGGCTGGGCGATATCGGCGCCGCGATCGAGGACCATGCCCGGCAGTTCCGCTACGGCGTGGTGCGCGAGTTCTGCGGCCACGGCGTCGGCCGCCTGTTCCACGATGCGCCCGAGGTCGTCCATGCCGCCGCCGCGGGCACCGGGCCGGAACTGCGGCCGGGCATGTTCTTCACGATCGAGCCGATGATCAACCTCGGCCGGCCGTGGGTGAAACTGCTGAAGGACGGCTGGACCGCCGTGACCCGCGACAAGAGCCTCTCGGCCCAGTTCGAACACTCGATCGGCATTACCGAAACGGGCAACGAGATCTTCACTCTGAGCGAGAAAGGCCTGCACAAGCCGCCTTACGGCTGA